In one window of Duganella dendranthematis DNA:
- a CDS encoding HigA family addiction module antitoxin has translation MEMYNPMPPGEFIKLRYLEPNKVSGRQFAEQLGVSASTVNRLLNAQTRITSAMAERLSKVVGRSVGSWIRLQEVQDRWQERLRNAA, from the coding sequence ATGGAAATGTACAACCCCATGCCACCTGGAGAATTTATTAAATTACGGTATTTGGAACCTAATAAAGTAAGTGGACGCCAGTTTGCAGAACAATTAGGCGTATCCGCCTCCACGGTCAATCGACTTTTAAATGCCCAGACCCGCATCACGTCCGCAATGGCTGAGCGTCTTTCTAAAGTCGTCGGCAGATCGGTGGGCAGTTGGATTCGGCTTCAGGAGGTGCAGGACCGTTGGCAGGAGCGGCTGCGCAATGCGGCTTGA